DNA sequence from the Acanthopagrus latus isolate v.2019 chromosome 15, fAcaLat1.1, whole genome shotgun sequence genome:
TTTGAACATCATCAACATAATTTTTGAAAACTTTTTAGAAATTAAATCAAGTATTTGTAGTCATTTGGAAGTCATTTGCATGATTTTATgcactttttctgtctttctttcaggaaaaatgaataaataaaagatttttttttaaaaaatatttacttCACAGCACATTTCACTAGGGGATATATCCCTACAATTTAATCAAATCAGTACTGACTGTTAAAAGTGAAGGAATGCAAAAGGAAATTACAAATATCCCCTCATATCTTTCCAAAACTTTGGTAAGCATAATTATTCACATTCcttattatgttttaattgtATGTATGTCATGTATATATCTAATTCCTTATCCCACAGCCGGTCAGCTGTATTTTAACCAATCATGTGCCGTCTACCTCTGACGCCCAGGGGCTTCAGCAACTCACGTCCTCCATGACGATAACCGCCTCCAGTGCCGCTGCTTTCAAAGGCCTCCGCGAAGCTCTGATTTCTCGAATTCAGCGTCTGAGCGACTGATGTGACGGTTTTGATTTTTCACAAATTCAACGCGAGCGTGGCAACACAGCTGATCAGAGTTCCTGTTGGCTAATTCAATAGGCAGTATAAGCCAGAGAAATGTTATAGTGCAAGAGAGTGGACAAAAAGTTACATAACATAATGCGCGTAAACTTTCCCTATTTGTGAAGCTATGTTTTCCGATTCGTTCTAAAGTACAAGAAGGCAGCATCGGTCCTCCGCTGTGCTGTGATATTGAGAGGTCATACATTTccgaaaaacaaacacagcaaaccaGGTACGTCTCTGTGCTGACTGAATTTTCGTCTTTACTTAGTTGTAAACTGACCAAGTTAACTTCTAGTCCTTCTCGATATGTGCTGTTGAAACATTAGCTCAAGCACTAGCATGTTAGTTAGCCTGGAAACTACCCGGCTAGGTAGCTAGTTGATGTTTaccaagaaaacacagaggtggttttgttttgatggcGCGGAAAGGCTGTTTATTATCCAAACCAACTTCACATGTGGTGTTGTGCGAATAACATATGGTTTCAATGTCCTTGTGGAGTATGTGTGCGCtcctgtgtgcatgtttcaCTTGCATTATcggctagcttgttagctacgTTCGTTAGCCGGCTTGCTGACAGGGACTGTAACGCTAGCGTGTCGTGACTTCCCCGATCCCatctgtcagcatgtgtgtcaCGCTGTTTCTTTGATCAGCTACTCAAAAGGTGACACACTGAATATTCTCGGCTGTCTTACAAGTTatgatattgattgattttgattttcaggtCAGGTTGTATTTGTAAAGAgctaaaagaacaaacagaagttatgtgtgtgtgttcagcacatCTATAAGGGGTTGTGTCTTTGAATCCACCATATTGGTATTCTCGCCCTTGCATGTCCTGGAGGTATTTTCACTTTGACACTACACACTTTACGactgctgtataaataaacataatacATTCCTGTCATAGGGTAGTGTTGGCACATACAGATGTGTCTACTCTGCTCTTACTCGATATGGATAAAGGCAAAGACCTGAAACTATCAGTTGTAAATCGATTATTCCATTGGTAGAGGGGTATTGGGCAACCGTTTTGCTGATTGATCATggaattaaatcatttttgtaaGCAAACATGTCTCATATTTACTTGTTCCAGCCCCTCAGTTGTGGGAATGTATGGCTTTTCCACATCTTGGGTTACAGCACTGTGAATGTGTTGGATGTTTGACTGTTAATCAGACAATAGCTTCAGATGGAAATAGAATGGAGTAATGGAGAGAATAATCAGCATGTTAATCCATAATGGAAATCACTGTTAGCTGTGCTCCTAAATGTTGGAAATATGTTCAGCTGTATTTACATACACCACAAGGTCTCGCCtacatttcaaacaatgttttgtttggttttgtttttttttttttttttatcttgtgctCACAGTCATAACTGATACTGTCTAAGAAGTTTTGAGTTCAACCTTGTACAGGCCATTATCAGTATAGGAAGAACAGCATATAAGAACGCTTTATCAGCTGTGTCAGAGCATGCCAAGGGCAAGTTAACTTGCTCAACTTGTGTCTTTGGGGTTGCATTTGCATAGATAATTATACGTGTAGTTCTTCTGGCTTGTTTTGCTGTTCAGTGATGGGAGAGGGGGCTTCACCTCTATGCGTACTGTAGCGGAGCTATTCGTGGAGCAGAGGTGGATGCTTTACAATCTAGCCAAGGGTGTTTAATAGTGGTGATTTCACCTGTACAGCTGGGTATCGGCAGTAGCTAGGTCATAtagattaaaatgtgtaaatgaataGCACAGAGTTGAAAACATTCCCATCAATGTCTGGTGAGATTGTGTTGCTCTTTCCTCAGATAGTTGCcatttgaaataataattttgacaTGATTTACTTAAATCAGACTAAGTTCCTGTGTATGGACAACATTCATTATTAGAGAACCTTGGCTCTGATAAAAGTTTGATTGAAAGCAGgcacagtatacagtatgtctCTCAAAGTAAAGTATCAAACCATTATGCTTATGGTCTATGTACTGAcactttggtttaaaaaaaaaaatcaagaaaaagtCTGACCCTATTGAAGAACTGCATCTAAACAGaatgttcttgtttgtttatccaCAAAAATTAGCATTTATTACTATGTCCGCTATTTATCAAGGAAAGCCAGGATGTCTGGAGAGTTGTCCCTCAACATAAACATCAAGGAACCGAGATGGGACCAAGGCACATTTATGGGCCGCGCCCAGCACTTCTTCATGGTCACAGATCCCAGGAATGTCCTTCTGTCTTCTGAGACGCTGGAGGAGGCCCGAGTCATTGTGCAAGACTACAGGTAGAGGCAGCCAAGAGATAAAGAGGATGGAGTGAAGcatgaatattaatgagaaTTGATGTGACCAGCCAGATAATGATGTATCTGTAATGGAGAtgccagtggaaaaaaatgtcttttctgtaAGGGACAAGCATCAGTTTAAAGATCCAGTTTTGTGtagatacatttattttacaaactgaATAAGTAAGAAGGCATATCTGGGATGTGGGTGACATAATAACATGTGTTTCAGAGCTGGGAAGGTGAAACCTGGCCTGACGGAGGATGAGCTCTGGAGGGCCAAGTACATCTACGACTCAGCCTTCCACCCCGACACAGGGGAGAAGATGTTTGTGATTGGCCGGATGTCTGCTCAGGTGCCAATGAACATGTCCATCACAGGCTGCATGCTCACCTTCTACAGGTACTGTATGTATTCTGAACATCAAGCATCGgccttttaaaaataaaagacagaaaatagaaataagagcaatatacatatataaataatatatagaGTGGCAATATGCTGCATTTTCTATGTGATTTTGAATGTAACCTAAATACAGCATACAGCACTGCATAAAAATAGAAATTTTAATCTCTCACAGACCGGAAATCCtcttaaagaatgaaaaatatcaCTCTTCCTGCAGGAGAGTGAGGTCATGCGATTCTGTGATTCTGACATCAGAAAAATAGACAGAGTAAATTGATGGCAATTTataattttgataatcagtgaAATCATTTGAATACTGTTGGTGCTGCCGTTGAAAAGAGAGCGTCAGAAACACGGCTACTGCTGCCTGCCTGGCTACTCACCAAACCAAAGTACAACCAAATCAATCCCAATTTGACCCAGAAACCCTGACATCAGTGCAATGAAAGGGCAGAGTAAAACAATAGGTTATATCACGTTATCAAGTTTTTTTTGATTCGATATTGAACACTTGTACATCATAAGAATTAGAAGAAATTTTGTCTGGTGATCAGGCTTTAGTGATCAGTGGTCTACCATATTGCCACTTGGGGGTGCCAAAGTCTGAAATTTCAATCAATTCCATTTCAAGATAGTATCTTTAAATTTTAGAAACAGgtgcaacaaacaaaccatcaaacaaacaaagatgagGTAAAACTCAAGATTATtcaagaataaaaacaaaatgcagatgtGAAGATTTAACTTCAAAACCAATCAAGTCCTCATGGGACAAAAGTATAAACGGAAATtgtatacatttattatatttaataactTAATAGTAACATGCATTGTGGGTGTAAGGAGGCTTCAATTGTTAGACATAATCGAGCAAGACAGTTTTGAAAGTTGCAGAAAACTCTTGCCACATCGGTCTTTGTGGGTTAGATAGATTAATCTGAATCTGTATCTTGTGCAATCCAGCTTTAGTCAGAGGTAATGCATGTCAGACATACACAATGCTTAACAGAATAATGGATATACACTTACGAACGatacacataaacatttaatctgCAGACTTGTATGATTAAACACACCTTAAGGGTGTTTCTAGTAAAAGTGCTTGTACGCTCCATTATGACAGTTTTTACATTGTCAATAAACTCTTTGAATCCAGtgccaaaaaaatgtgtttgtactgtTCAGTCTGTAAagactcacttcctgttcacagGACGACTCCAGCAGTGGTGTTCTGGCAGTGGGTTAACCAGTCCTTCAACGCTGTCGTCAACTACACCAACCGCAGTGGAGATGCCCCCATGACTGTGAAGTAGGGAGGACTTCTCACTTCACTTCCTCACTAGATCATTCCTGTCCTCCCTCTAAGCTAGTCTCTGTAAGGAGGCTGTGGGAGCTGCTgtcctctccccttctctcacAGCGGTATTACGTTCCACTGTTAAGCATGTTCAGCCCCATGTCACCATGCACTCATGCTGACATAGGTTATTTGCTCCGGGTTGATGCGATATGCCTACATTTGTGTACTCTTTACATTGATCCACAAAGATCCTGCAGAATTTATTCCAGTGCATGCTTTTATGAAGAGAGGAAATTTGCGAATGCATATTCATGCATTAAGCATGTCAACAAGGATGAATATTATGTCGTCTTTCTCTGCCTTATCATTATTTTTGAGGGGGTCCTTGTTTGTTATCTTTGCATATTCATACATAGCATGAATTTGCACTCTTACTAAGAAATTCTACTTGTGCAACTGATAGATGtccagctgcagtcatgtgGTGAAGCATAAGTCAGCTATTtgtgaagtgtgaaaatgatgaaaagggAAGTGGGTgattaatgtgtgaaatgtgtctaATGCAACGGTCTTCTTGCAGTCAGCTTGGTGCAGCCTATGTCAGTGCTACTACTGGAGCTGTGGTCACTGCGCTGGGACTCAAGTCTCTAGCCTCGGTAATGcctgtgaaaacacagtaaaataaaaagaagctCAAATACTGATTTGCATATATATAAATGCTGTATATTTGTGCAGAGATTTGATGCAAGAGTTCTTAATGTCTCTCTGATTCTGTCCCATCTCCGCAGCGTCTCCCTCCAATTGTCAGTCGGTTTGTCccctttgctgctgttgctgctgctaactgtatcaACATTCCCTTCATGAGACAGAGGTCAGATCTATAAAGCAAACGCCTCTGCTTTGTTTGGTCAGGAACTGTCATGACGGCTGCTTCAACTGCTCTATATTACTGTTTTGTCTTCCAGGGAGTTGAAGTACGGTATCCCTGTGACAGATGAGAACGACAACAGGTTAGGAGAGTCTCCCAATGCTGCCAAGCAGGCCATCATGCAGGTGGTGGTGTCAAGGATCGGAATGGCAGTGCCAGCAATGGGTAATGTCAACATTATATCTGCTGATTTGTTAAAGCTGCTattattgatattttgataATAACAATGTCTCCAGTGCCCactcaaaaacaatgaaaatg
Encoded proteins:
- the sfxn3 gene encoding sideroflexin-3, which translates into the protein MSGELSLNINIKEPRWDQGTFMGRAQHFFMVTDPRNVLLSSETLEEARVIVQDYRAGKVKPGLTEDELWRAKYIYDSAFHPDTGEKMFVIGRMSAQVPMNMSITGCMLTFYRTTPAVVFWQWVNQSFNAVVNYTNRSGDAPMTVNQLGAAYVSATTGAVVTALGLKSLASRLPPIVSRFVPFAAVAAANCINIPFMRQRELKYGIPVTDENDNRLGESPNAAKQAIMQVVVSRIGMAVPAMAIPPVIMNALEKRAFMKRFPILNAPVQVGLVGLCLVFATPLCCALFPQKSSMSVSGLEPELQERIRQASPNTTTVYFNKGL